A window from Sinanaerobacter sp. ZZT-01 encodes these proteins:
- the murC gene encoding UDP-N-acetylmuramate--L-alanine ligase: MLNLSQFKNVHCIGIGGIGLSAIAEILLAQGYKVSGSDIKESDLTQKLQSLGAHIYYQHEASNIEGIDLVIYSAAVSQENPELKAAMDQNITIASRAEVLGALMNDYETSIAISGTHGKTTTTSMVSLILEHSRKDPTILVGGNLSEFDGNVKIGKSNYFVTEACEYMDSFLSLYPKVEIILNIDSDHLDYFKDIEHIVKSFHCFSRLVPKDGLVIAYDANPFVKSVLDDLECKVLTFGFNDKCDYYAENIKFNSLGMPSYDLYHQNNYLGSLQLSVPGEHNIANSLAAAACCHSLGVSIEDIVSTLNSYTGTQRRFDVIGITKNKIRIVDDYAHHPTEIKATLKAAQNIPHNHLWCLFQPHTYTRTLALFEEFAEAFNDADKVVMAEIYAAREKNIYKISSKELVAEIKRVYPNKEIYYISDFDEITNFVINNAEKEDLVLTMGAGDIYKVAEDLLKKDTDTL, translated from the coding sequence ATGCTCAACCTATCTCAATTTAAAAACGTACACTGCATCGGAATCGGCGGAATCGGCCTTTCTGCAATTGCCGAAATTTTATTGGCACAAGGTTATAAAGTGTCCGGCTCTGACATCAAAGAAAGTGACCTGACACAAAAACTGCAATCATTAGGAGCACATATTTATTATCAACATGAAGCTTCTAATATTGAAGGGATTGACTTAGTCATCTACTCCGCAGCTGTTTCACAAGAAAACCCGGAGCTAAAAGCAGCAATGGATCAAAACATTACCATTGCGTCAAGGGCAGAAGTTCTCGGTGCGCTAATGAACGACTATGAAACCAGTATCGCTATCTCCGGGACACATGGAAAAACAACAACGACTTCAATGGTTTCTCTTATTTTAGAACATTCAAGAAAAGATCCGACTATTTTAGTCGGGGGTAATTTATCTGAATTTGATGGAAACGTCAAAATTGGAAAAAGCAATTATTTCGTCACGGAAGCCTGTGAGTATATGGACAGCTTTTTAAGCTTATATCCAAAAGTGGAAATCATATTAAATATTGATTCGGATCATTTAGATTACTTTAAAGATATCGAGCACATAGTAAAATCGTTTCATTGCTTTTCGAGATTAGTTCCTAAGGACGGTCTTGTCATTGCTTACGATGCAAATCCCTTTGTTAAATCGGTCCTAGATGATCTAGAATGTAAGGTTCTTACTTTTGGATTTAACGACAAATGTGATTATTATGCAGAAAACATCAAATTTAATTCATTGGGAATGCCTTCTTATGATCTTTATCATCAAAATAATTATCTTGGCTCTCTGCAACTTTCTGTTCCCGGCGAACATAATATAGCGAACAGTCTAGCAGCTGCTGCTTGCTGTCACAGTCTCGGAGTTTCAATCGAAGATATCGTTTCTACTCTAAACAGCTATACTGGAACGCAGAGACGTTTTGATGTGATTGGCATCACAAAAAACAAGATTCGCATAGTAGATGATTATGCACACCACCCAACGGAAATCAAAGCAACTTTAAAGGCCGCACAAAACATTCCTCACAATCATCTTTGGTGTTTATTCCAACCTCACACCTATACAAGAACGCTCGCTTTATTCGAGGAATTTGCGGAAGCCTTTAATGATGCCGATAAGGTTGTAATGGCAGAGATTTATGCGGCTAGAGAAAAGAATATTTACAAGATTAGTTCAAAAGAGCTGGTTGCTGAAATTAAAAGAGTATATCCAAATAAAGAAATCTACTATATTTCAGATTTTGATGAAATCACAAATTTCGTAATTA
- the purR gene encoding pur operon repressor yields the protein MKRTERVGAMVHILCQNPNKSFSLNYFCDLFQAAKSSISEDVSAARKAVEYTGLGKIETTAGSKGGIKYVPWISPAATEELLDELKEKLSDKSRILGGGFLYTSDIMFDADLIRRVGEVFAKKFVALDADYVVTIETKGIPVALMTAHMLNLPMVVIRRESKISEGSTVSINYFSGSTERIQKMSLAKRAVKPGTKAIIVDDFMRAGGSVKGISDMLREFEVEIAGVGVVIAAMEPEKKKIQNYFTLLHLGKVDEDSGKITIMGNEEILT from the coding sequence ATGAAACGAACAGAACGTGTAGGTGCGATGGTACATATTTTATGTCAAAATCCAAATAAAAGTTTTTCTTTAAATTATTTTTGTGATTTATTTCAGGCAGCGAAGTCTAGCATCAGCGAAGATGTGAGTGCAGCGAGAAAAGCAGTCGAATATACAGGATTAGGAAAAATTGAAACGACGGCTGGTTCAAAGGGAGGCATTAAATATGTTCCGTGGATTTCACCGGCTGCAACCGAGGAATTGTTGGATGAATTGAAAGAGAAGCTTTCCGATAAGAGCCGCATTTTAGGCGGCGGTTTTTTATATACATCAGATATTATGTTTGATGCAGATTTAATTCGACGTGTTGGAGAAGTATTTGCGAAAAAGTTTGTGGCATTAGATGCGGATTATGTCGTTACGATTGAAACAAAAGGAATTCCAGTTGCTTTAATGACAGCACATATGCTTAATTTGCCAATGGTTGTGATCCGAAGGGAAAGTAAAATTTCAGAAGGCTCTACAGTCAGTATCAATTATTTTTCCGGTTCAACTGAAAGAATACAGAAAATGTCTCTTGCGAAGAGAGCAGTAAAGCCTGGCACAAAGGCTATTATTGTTGATGATTTTATGAGGGCAGGCGGCAGTGTAAAAGGAATCAGTGACATGCTCAGAGAATTTGAAGTGGAAATAGCTGGAGTAGGTGTTGTAATTGCAGCTATGGAACCAGAAAAAAAGAAGATCCAGAACTACTTTACTTTGCTTCATTTAGGGAAGGTAGATGAAGATTCTGGAAAAATTACGATAATGGGAAATGAGGAAATCTTGACGTA